The following are encoded in a window of Rhodothermales bacterium genomic DNA:
- a CDS encoding T9SS type A sorting domain-containing protein, whose product MMGYRKNGFWALPLVFFAIGWVPPEDRSASPAGRPELVSQIDEGHPAAVDVADSLALVAFFNATDWQQWIVDTNWLTRPVALWHGVTVEDGRVTRLEIPDNNINFAIGVTTFPPELGDLAFLMVLDLQGNVLRGELTDVISGLSRLEELRINGNLFTSIPDLSASNPALRVVDVADNLLPFDSLLPNVGQGFTFVYAPQRPLDLLVRRQNAFYEGSEVNLVSGIAGEGYRYQWYLGTTALPGARDATYTILELTEANNGPYVLEVTHDRAPDLTLRSNAYGVGVLQQAELQWLDIGAYHHAYTASGGYREGAAGMEYPAILRYSGHLRTGAFWVGVRDWIDTSGRAHPYFVARLGTRAGDQIPESAHTTSIAHALVGRYEDTIVEVNGVPSFEKDARLDEIDPDLAADRMVHSVSHLSMGIQVDRKAYAFTNEFHDNYHLVDYAFCNTGNMDADDEIELPGQTLREVFFFHSSAWRTAEQSVNGVDAVGDHRWGRFTVYDVVGDGHELYPVDFTAQYAWTGWDFFSSDIYDDLGKPLVAAGASPYKNAPGDRIGRLAAATMPGRATLHADRSPTDPSYDRGQPSVMAYLDNDGNLNYDRETQAAYYRLGIVGPTLGNSEYDCIPCRRVYPHFADRNQPDGQFWKFSRSFELTGRIAGGYAATSAYGPYDMGPGECVNITVSEGVAGLSFDAATKIGRTYIAGGRALDDQPLAYDANRDGRIDSTAFDYSQVFVGTEYQTKNQWVLSARDSLFQTFYRARDAFEASDGMTIYPIAEPPRAPTRFTLTSRPPNTIDLAWTPAPEGPAVERWEVYRTKGWADNLYVNGCLDDESIPCGYEHIATLPADATAYSDAGLDPDEAYYYYLQAVGQPQPIDAGAILGAPGGAPLRSGRYLTQTYTPISPSAPASPPGEGPEQAVLLGLFPNPFSQTTTFRYLIPRSTDVHLVVYDVLGREVELLVDAFQDAGLHEVAFQSTRSHASGVYFYTLRAGEREEMGKMVLVR is encoded by the coding sequence ATGATGGGATATAGAAAAAACGGGTTCTGGGCGCTCCCCCTGGTTTTTTTTGCCATCGGATGGGTACCGCCCGAGGATCGATCGGCTTCACCCGCCGGCCGGCCTGAGCTTGTATCCCAGATCGACGAGGGGCATCCGGCTGCCGTCGATGTGGCCGATTCGCTGGCGCTGGTGGCCTTTTTTAATGCTACCGACTGGCAGCAGTGGATCGTCGACACGAACTGGCTCACAAGGCCGGTTGCACTGTGGCACGGCGTCACGGTAGAGGACGGGCGGGTCACGCGGCTTGAGATCCCCGACAATAACATCAACTTCGCGATCGGGGTCACGACGTTTCCGCCGGAACTGGGCGATCTGGCGTTTCTAATGGTGCTTGATCTTCAGGGGAACGTGCTACGCGGCGAGCTGACGGATGTGATCTCGGGGCTCAGCCGGCTGGAAGAATTGCGTATCAACGGCAATCTATTCACCAGCATCCCCGACCTGAGCGCCTCCAACCCCGCGCTCCGTGTGGTTGATGTGGCGGATAACCTCCTTCCATTCGACTCCTTGCTGCCCAATGTGGGGCAGGGTTTTACGTTTGTGTATGCCCCCCAACGCCCCCTCGACCTGCTCGTCAGACGACAAAACGCGTTCTACGAAGGCTCGGAGGTCAACCTGGTTTCGGGGATTGCGGGGGAAGGGTATCGCTATCAATGGTATCTGGGCACGACCGCGTTGCCGGGAGCCCGGGACGCGACGTATACGATCCTCGAGTTGACTGAGGCGAACAACGGGCCGTATGTCCTCGAAGTGACACACGATCGGGCGCCCGATCTGACACTGCGCAGCAATGCCTACGGGGTCGGCGTCCTACAACAGGCCGAACTCCAGTGGTTGGATATCGGCGCCTATCACCATGCGTACACGGCATCGGGAGGATATCGAGAGGGTGCGGCTGGGATGGAGTATCCCGCCATTCTTCGTTATTCGGGGCACCTGAGAACAGGCGCTTTCTGGGTCGGGGTACGCGATTGGATCGATACGAGCGGGCGGGCGCACCCCTATTTTGTGGCGCGATTGGGAACGCGGGCCGGCGACCAAATCCCGGAATCGGCCCATACAACGAGTATCGCACATGCCCTCGTCGGGCGCTACGAGGACACGATCGTTGAAGTGAACGGGGTGCCTTCGTTCGAGAAAGACGCCCGTCTGGACGAGATCGACCCCGACCTGGCGGCGGATCGCATGGTCCACTCCGTCAGCCATCTATCGATGGGTATACAGGTCGACCGAAAAGCCTATGCCTTCACAAACGAATTCCACGACAACTATCATCTCGTCGATTATGCGTTCTGCAACACAGGAAACATGGACGCGGATGACGAGATCGAATTGCCGGGTCAAACTTTACGAGAGGTGTTCTTTTTTCATAGTTCCGCGTGGCGCACGGCCGAGCAGTCCGTGAATGGTGTGGATGCCGTGGGTGATCATCGCTGGGGACGTTTTACGGTCTATGATGTCGTGGGTGACGGCCACGAGCTTTATCCGGTAGATTTTACGGCACAGTACGCCTGGACGGGATGGGATTTCTTTTCCTCCGATATCTACGATGACCTCGGAAAGCCCCTGGTTGCGGCAGGAGCCTCTCCCTATAAAAACGCCCCCGGCGACCGAATTGGCCGCCTGGCCGCCGCTACCATGCCCGGGCGCGCCACACTCCATGCCGATCGCTCTCCCACCGATCCGTCTTACGATCGGGGCCAGCCCAGCGTCATGGCATACCTGGACAATGACGGTAACTTGAATTACGACAGGGAAACCCAGGCCGCCTATTATCGCCTGGGTATCGTCGGCCCGACGCTCGGGAACTCGGAATACGATTGTATCCCCTGCCGGCGCGTCTACCCCCACTTTGCGGATCGGAACCAGCCGGACGGTCAGTTCTGGAAATTTTCGCGCAGCTTCGAACTGACGGGTCGGATTGCCGGAGGGTATGCCGCAACCTCTGCGTACGGTCCCTACGACATGGGGCCCGGTGAATGCGTGAACATTACCGTCTCGGAGGGCGTTGCCGGGCTCAGCTTCGATGCCGCCACAAAGATCGGTCGCACCTATATAGCCGGCGGGAGAGCCCTGGACGACCAACCCCTCGCCTACGATGCCAATCGGGACGGCCGGATCGACTCGACCGCGTTTGACTACAGCCAGGTGTTTGTCGGAACCGAGTATCAGACCAAAAACCAGTGGGTGCTGAGCGCCCGCGACTCGTTGTTTCAGACGTTTTACCGGGCACGAGACGCCTTCGAAGCGAGCGACGGCATGACGATCTACCCCATCGCCGAGCCGCCGCGGGCGCCGACTCGATTCACCCTGACTAGCCGGCCACCGAACACCATCGATCTGGCATGGACGCCGGCGCCCGAAGGCCCGGCCGTGGAACGCTGGGAGGTGTACCGCACCAAAGGATGGGCGGACAACCTCTACGTCAACGGCTGCCTGGACGATGAATCGATCCCGTGCGGCTACGAACACATCGCGACCCTGCCGGCGGATGCCACGGCCTATTCCGACGCGGGACTCGATCCCGATGAGGCGTATTATTATTACCTCCAGGCCGTGGGCCAACCACAGCCTATCGATGCCGGGGCGATCCTGGGCGCGCCAGGGGGCGCCCCGCTCCGAAGCGGGCGGTACCTGACGCAGACCTATACGCCGATCTCGCCCTCCGCGCCGGCTTCTCCCCCTGGTGAAGGGCCCGAACAGGCCGTACTCCTGGGGCTGTTCCCGAATCCCTTTTCACAGACCACGACGTTTCGGTATCTGA
- the thiL gene encoding thiamine-phosphate kinase: MQPTDPTFTPVTSVGEFGLIDRMAAALGDSADPELLKGIGDDAAVYRVGAGRVHVVTTDALIESVHFDRTFSPMRHLGAKSIGVNVSDIAAMNALPRYATIALGLPHDVSVEMVDEFYAGMRTACEAYGLSLIGGDTTASQKLMISVTVIGEADEDRIAYRSGAQVGDVLCVTGDLGAAFAGLRVLLAERAQLQRAGDEYRPDLKDYTYVIRRQLTPTARLGVVRAWHSAGIRPNALIDISDGLASEIQHICRNSAVGALLDASTLPIHAETRRAATHFAQDADTYALYGGEDYELLFTMPPDTLTKMDPATYTAIGAITEASEGVSIQTPEGAVIPLENRGYKHFGGSSEGG; encoded by the coding sequence ATGCAGCCCACCGACCCCACCTTTACCCCCGTAACCTCCGTCGGAGAGTTCGGTTTGATCGACCGCATGGCGGCCGCTCTCGGCGATTCCGCCGACCCTGAATTGCTCAAGGGGATCGGGGATGACGCCGCCGTCTACCGCGTCGGCGCCGGCCGCGTACACGTCGTCACGACCGACGCGCTCATCGAGTCGGTCCACTTCGACCGCACCTTTTCCCCCATGCGCCACCTCGGCGCGAAGTCGATCGGCGTCAACGTGAGCGACATTGCCGCGATGAACGCCCTGCCCCGGTACGCCACCATCGCCCTCGGCCTGCCACACGACGTGTCGGTGGAGATGGTCGACGAGTTTTATGCGGGGATGAGGACGGCTTGCGAGGCGTACGGCCTGAGCCTGATCGGAGGGGATACCACCGCCTCGCAGAAGCTGATGATCTCGGTGACGGTGATCGGGGAGGCCGATGAAGACCGGATCGCCTATCGCAGCGGAGCGCAAGTTGGCGATGTGTTATGCGTCACCGGCGACCTCGGGGCGGCCTTCGCCGGCCTGCGCGTCCTGCTCGCGGAACGCGCCCAGCTCCAGCGCGCGGGCGACGAATACCGGCCCGATCTAAAAGACTACACCTACGTCATCCGCCGGCAGCTCACGCCCACCGCCCGCCTCGGCGTGGTGCGCGCCTGGCACAGTGCCGGCATCCGGCCGAACGCCCTCATCGACATCTCGGACGGCCTCGCCTCGGAAATCCAGCATATCTGCCGGAACAGCGCCGTCGGCGCCCTGCTCGACGCCTCGACCCTACCCATCCACGCCGAAACGCGCCGCGCCGCCACCCACTTCGCCCAGGACGCGGACACCTACGCCCTGTACGGCGGCGAGGACTACGAACTCCTGTTCACCATGCCGCCGGACACCCTCACGAAGATGGACCCCGCCACCTACACCGCCATCGGCGCTATCACCGAAGCCTCCGAAGGCGTCAGCATCCAGACTCCTGAAGGCGCCGTCATCCCGCTCGAAAACCGGGGGTACAAGCACTTTGGGGGGAGCAGCGAAGGGGGGTGA
- a CDS encoding DUF5916 domain-containing protein — MITPVRIFAKTLLLFTISCFTIDGLFASGQSREGLLGDQVQTDALNALFVDDAITLDGILDDEAWKKAAAITDFRQSDPIDGAPATQRSEVRVLYGANSLYVGAILLDDEPEAIERVLGRRDDFNRADWFVVSIDAYFDRRTAYSFGVNAAGVQFDAILSGARGRGPGGGGGSNAPNDMDPSWDAIWYSDVRMTELGWSVELRIPYSMLRFADVPAQTWGIHFMRTIPRLGEESEWPHVPRTQRGNLVAQFGRLEGIQNVKPRRNIQVSPYTVSRLETRESEENPGRSSGTGRFDAGGDLKIGFGPNVTLDATINPDFGQVEADPAELNLTAFETFFQERRPFFVEGTNIYQFAAGPGQLLYTRRIGADAPIIGATKLSGRTNSGLSFGVLAAATGARFNPSEGFGVVRASQQIGSYSSAGGILTLFDASNVAGVDHLQSLAAGADWDLRMLDNRYGVEGFFAVTNRNLKTSSTDTETGFAGKIWARKRQGDWTGFAGFDVFSDTFNPNDVGQLRENNFLALISNVEHNLSGGQPFGPFSRANAEFSFIQQFSYDEGLDLGQEIEVQTRWTFRGFQGFNIGVELENLSAGYDIFETRGLLPWARPTSFSTEAEFETDTRRNWVVEPGIEGRFFDDGGREVEVAFEGTWNAGARLSLSGELRGGWETDVTAWSANETFQRTGGGWQIGRETAPPADLSPNDFVPIDNTPLLDALFAGVDPVSAGTYYVSVFGARDTRSADFTLRSTVTLTPKLSLQVYSQLFAARGRYDRFQIQQDRDRLAAYDAYPKRDEFAFSSLQSNVVLRWEYRPGSSLFLVWTHGRSAEDMLNPLAPWNRSPYDRSLNDQFNTTFDIFPENVFLIKLNYTFLY; from the coding sequence ATGATCACGCCAGTCAGGATCTTTGCGAAGACACTTCTTTTGTTCACGATCTCGTGTTTCACGATAGATGGCTTGTTCGCCTCGGGTCAATCCCGCGAGGGGTTACTTGGTGATCAGGTCCAGACGGATGCCCTGAACGCATTATTCGTCGACGATGCCATAACGCTCGACGGGATCCTGGATGATGAAGCCTGGAAAAAGGCCGCCGCCATCACCGATTTCAGGCAGTCCGACCCCATCGACGGCGCCCCGGCCACGCAACGATCAGAGGTGCGTGTCCTGTACGGTGCGAACAGTCTTTACGTGGGTGCTATCCTGTTGGACGATGAACCGGAAGCGATCGAGCGAGTGCTTGGCCGGCGCGACGACTTCAATAGGGCCGACTGGTTTGTGGTCTCCATCGATGCGTATTTCGACCGACGAACGGCCTATTCTTTCGGTGTTAATGCGGCCGGCGTGCAGTTCGATGCCATTCTCTCGGGAGCGAGGGGTAGAGGTCCCGGCGGCGGTGGGGGCAGTAACGCACCCAACGACATGGATCCGTCCTGGGATGCCATCTGGTACTCGGACGTCCGCATGACCGAACTCGGGTGGTCCGTCGAACTTCGCATTCCGTACAGCATGCTGCGCTTCGCCGACGTGCCGGCGCAGACGTGGGGCATCCACTTCATGCGCACCATCCCCCGCCTCGGAGAGGAGTCCGAATGGCCGCATGTGCCGCGCACGCAGCGCGGAAATCTGGTGGCGCAATTCGGCCGTCTCGAAGGCATCCAGAACGTGAAACCGCGGCGCAACATACAGGTCTCTCCGTACACCGTGAGCAGACTGGAAACCCGGGAAAGCGAAGAAAACCCGGGCCGTTCGAGCGGCACCGGACGTTTCGATGCCGGCGGCGACCTCAAGATCGGGTTCGGCCCGAACGTCACGCTCGACGCGACCATCAACCCGGATTTCGGACAGGTCGAGGCCGATCCGGCCGAGCTGAATCTTACAGCCTTCGAAACGTTCTTCCAGGAACGACGACCGTTTTTTGTGGAGGGCACTAACATCTACCAATTCGCCGCCGGCCCGGGCCAGCTCCTATATACCCGACGGATCGGGGCGGATGCTCCTATCATCGGCGCGACGAAGCTGTCCGGGCGCACCAATTCGGGACTCTCCTTCGGCGTGTTGGCCGCCGCCACCGGGGCGCGATTTAATCCCTCGGAAGGCTTTGGCGTCGTCCGGGCCAGTCAACAAATCGGTTCTTACTCATCGGCCGGCGGGATCCTGACCCTTTTTGATGCTTCCAACGTGGCCGGCGTCGATCACCTGCAAAGCCTTGCCGCGGGCGCCGACTGGGACCTCCGCATGCTGGACAACCGGTACGGGGTCGAGGGCTTTTTTGCGGTCACAAACAGAAATCTAAAAACGAGTTCGACCGATACGGAGACGGGCTTTGCCGGCAAGATCTGGGCGCGCAAGCGGCAGGGAGACTGGACGGGTTTTGCGGGATTCGATGTGTTTAGCGACACGTTTAATCCCAACGATGTCGGGCAACTCCGGGAGAATAACTTCCTCGCCCTGATCTCGAATGTGGAGCACAACCTGAGCGGCGGGCAGCCCTTCGGTCCCTTTAGCCGGGCCAACGCGGAGTTTTCGTTTATCCAGCAGTTTTCCTACGACGAAGGGCTCGACCTCGGGCAGGAAATCGAAGTACAGACCCGCTGGACGTTTCGCGGTTTTCAGGGATTTAATATCGGTGTCGAACTCGAAAATCTATCCGCCGGGTACGACATCTTCGAGACCCGTGGTCTGTTGCCCTGGGCCAGGCCCACCAGCTTCTCCACGGAAGCTGAATTCGAGACGGACACACGGCGTAACTGGGTGGTAGAACCGGGCATAGAAGGCCGGTTTTTCGACGACGGGGGCCGGGAAGTAGAAGTCGCCTTCGAAGGGACGTGGAACGCCGGCGCCCGCCTGTCCCTGTCGGGAGAACTACGCGGCGGCTGGGAAACGGACGTGACCGCCTGGTCGGCCAATGAAACCTTCCAGCGTACAGGCGGTGGCTGGCAGATCGGACGGGAAACGGCTCCGCCGGCGGACCTCTCCCCGAATGACTTCGTCCCGATCGACAATACGCCGCTCCTCGATGCCCTGTTTGCCGGCGTCGATCCGGTCTCCGCTGGGACCTACTACGTGTCGGTTTTCGGCGCCCGAGATACGCGCTCGGCCGACTTCACGCTGCGGAGTACCGTCACCCTCACGCCCAAGCTGTCCCTTCAGGTGTACAGCCAGCTGTTCGCGGCCCGTGGACGGTATGATCGTTTCCAGATACAGCAAGATCGAGACCGCCTGGCCGCGTACGATGCGTACCCGAAGCGCGATGAATTTGCCTTCAGCAGTCTGCAATCAAACGTGGTGCTCCGCTGGGAGTACCGCCCGGGTTCGTCGCTTTTCCTGGTCTGGACCCATGGCCGCAGCGCGGAGGACATGCTGAATCCCCTGGCTCCCTGGAACCGCTCTCCCTACGACCGGTCCCTCAACGATCAATTCAACACCACCTTCGATATCTTCCCCGAGAACGTGTTCTTGATCAAGTTGAATTACACGTTCCTGTACTGA
- a CDS encoding PhzF family phenazine biosynthesis protein: MTLFQVDAFTDTPFRGNPAGVCILEQPADEAWMQEVACEMNLAETAFLTKEVDGYRLRWFTPTMEVDLCGHATLASAHVLWERGFLPGTRDARFHTKSGLLKAVRRGELIELDFPTEAPAPVKAPSDLARALGVEPTYVGKNRMDYLVEIADAKALRKLDPDLTALRRIPGRGFIVTAASDDPRYDFISRFFAPAAGVDEDPVTGSAHCCLGPYWAERLAKTELNAYQASPRGGSLVVRVAGDRTYLLGRAITVMSIRLLTTG, from the coding sequence ATGACGCTTTTCCAGGTCGACGCCTTCACCGACACCCCATTCAGAGGCAACCCCGCCGGCGTATGCATCCTTGAACAGCCGGCCGATGAGGCCTGGATGCAGGAGGTCGCCTGCGAGATGAATCTCGCCGAAACTGCTTTTCTCACCAAGGAAGTAGATGGCTACCGGCTCCGCTGGTTCACGCCCACAATGGAGGTCGACCTGTGCGGCCATGCGACGCTGGCCAGCGCGCATGTGTTATGGGAACGCGGTTTTCTTCCCGGCACCCGGGATGCGCGGTTTCACACGAAAAGTGGTTTGCTCAAGGCCGTCCGCCGGGGCGAGTTGATCGAGTTGGATTTTCCAACGGAGGCGCCGGCGCCTGTCAAGGCGCCTTCCGATCTGGCCCGAGCGCTCGGCGTGGAGCCGACGTACGTGGGCAAGAACCGGATGGATTACCTCGTCGAAATCGCCGACGCGAAGGCCCTTCGCAAGCTGGACCCCGATCTGACGGCGCTCCGCCGGATCCCCGGCCGTGGCTTTATCGTCACGGCCGCCAGCGACGACCCCAGGTACGACTTCATCTCCCGCTTTTTCGCGCCGGCCGCTGGCGTCGACGAGGACCCCGTCACGGGTTCGGCCCACTGCTGCCTGGGCCCCTACTGGGCCGAACGACTCGCGAAAACAGAGTTGAACGCCTACCAGGCCTCGCCACGCGGCGGGTCGCTGGTGGTGCGGGTGGCCGGCGATCGCACCTACCTGTTAGGCCGCGCCATTACGGTGATGAGCATCCGGCTGCTGACGACCGGGTGA
- a CDS encoding alanine racemase — protein sequence MHLDDLPSPAILIEDRRLDANLRRMQAKARGQQVALRPHTKTHKSIRLARRQRDLGASGITVAKVGEAEVFAEAGFEDIRVAYTPVSDRDFARLLVLMERARITFCVDTDEGADAASSFFARHGRPAEVLIEVDCGYGRCGVPWDHPRAVTFAQRVSRLPGLRLGGILTHAGHGYQGPKITESPEEALRRVSAEERDRMLDYAGRLYQLGLIDPNADAAGAGRFEISIGSTPTMRYFENRVDLGFTVTEIRPGNYLFNDAIQVGLGVANLAECALTVQATVISRHRDKTGADKLFLDAGKKVFTSDTGYNTQGHGILLYNARMMQSLPHAQLVALSEEHGWVRVPGGATLDIGARVRVVPNHACVVVNNFDAMYLVEGDEVLEEIKVDARGRVN from the coding sequence ATGCATCTCGATGACCTGCCGTCGCCGGCGATTCTGATTGAGGATCGCCGCCTGGACGCGAACCTGCGCCGCATGCAGGCAAAGGCCCGGGGACAGCAGGTCGCCCTCCGGCCGCACACCAAAACGCACAAATCGATCCGCCTCGCCCGGCGCCAGCGCGACCTCGGCGCGAGCGGCATCACGGTGGCAAAGGTGGGCGAGGCCGAGGTGTTCGCCGAGGCCGGCTTCGAGGACATCCGTGTTGCCTATACCCCCGTCAGCGACCGCGACTTCGCCCGCCTGCTGGTCCTCATGGAGCGCGCCCGCATTACGTTCTGCGTGGACACCGACGAAGGCGCCGATGCCGCATCGTCCTTTTTTGCCCGCCACGGGCGCCCGGCGGAGGTGCTCATCGAGGTGGATTGTGGCTACGGCCGCTGCGGCGTGCCCTGGGACCATCCGCGCGCCGTCACCTTCGCGCAACGGGTGAGCCGCCTGCCCGGGCTGCGCCTCGGCGGCATCCTCACGCACGCCGGCCACGGCTACCAGGGCCCTAAAATTACCGAATCCCCCGAGGAGGCGCTCCGCCGCGTGAGCGCCGAAGAACGGGATCGGATGCTAGATTACGCCGGCCGCCTCTACCAGCTCGGGCTCATCGACCCCAACGCGGACGCCGCCGGCGCCGGCCGCTTCGAGATCAGCATCGGCTCGACGCCGACCATGCGATACTTCGAGAACCGAGTCGACCTGGGCTTCACCGTCACCGAAATCCGCCCGGGCAACTACCTCTTCAACGACGCCATCCAGGTGGGCCTCGGCGTGGCCAACCTCGCCGAGTGTGCGTTGACGGTGCAGGCTACTGTCATTAGCCGGCACCGGGACAAAACCGGCGCCGATAAGCTGTTTCTGGACGCTGGCAAGAAGGTGTTTACGTCGGACACCGGCTACAACACCCAGGGCCACGGCATCCTGCTGTATAACGCCCGGATGATGCAATCCCTGCCCCACGCGCAACTCGTCGCGCTGTCGGAAGAACACGGCTGGGTCCGCGTACCCGGTGGGGCGACGCTGGACATCGGCGCCCGCGTGCGCGTCGTCCCAAACCATGCCTGCGTCGTCGTTAATAATTTCGACGCGATGTACCTCGTCGAGGGCGACGAGGTGCTGGAAGAAATCAAGGTGGATGCGCGGGGCAGGGTGAATTGA